The following are encoded together in the Thermus neutrinimicus genome:
- the dnaE gene encoding DNA polymerase III subunit alpha encodes MGRLKFAHLHQHTQFSLLDGAAKLSDLLKWVKEVSPEDPALAMTDHGNLFGAVEFYRKATAMGIKPIIGYEAYVAAESRFDRKRGKGLDGGYFHLTLLAKDFKGYQNLVRLASRAYLEGFYEKPRIDREILREHAEGLIALSGCLGAEIPQFILQDRLDLAEARLNEYLSIFGDRFFIEIQNHGLPEQRKVNQVLKEFARKYGLGMVATNDGHYVRKEDARAHEVLLAIQSKSTLDDPERWRFPCDEFYVKTPEEMRAMLPEEEWGDEPFDNTVEIARMCNVDLPIGDRMVYRIPRFPLPEGRTGALPAGQTDLRKQEAQYLRELTFKGLLARYPDRITEGFYREVFRLLGRIPPHGDGEALAEALAQVEEGAWEALRPQLPPLEGVREWTAEAILHRALYELSVIERMGFPGYFLIVQDYINWARDHGVSVGPGRGSAAGSLVAYAVGITNIDPLRFGLLFERFLNPERVSMPDIDTDFSDRERDRVIEYVRRRYGEDKVAQIGTFGSLASKAALKDVARVYGIPHKKAEELAKLIPVQFGKPKPLAEAIELVPELKAEMEKDPRVREVIEVAMRLEGLNRHASVHAAGVVIAQEPLTDLVPLMRDQEGRPVTQYDMGAVEALGLLKMDFLGLRTLTFLDEAKKIVKESKGVELDYDRLPLDDPKTFALLARGETKGVFQLESGGMTATVRGLKPRRLEDIIALVSLYRPGPMEHIPTYIRRHHGQEPVSYAEFPHAEKYLRPILEETYGIPVYQEQIMQIASQVAGYSLGEADLLRRAMGKKKVEEMQRHRERFVRGAKERGVPEEEANRLFDMLEAFANYGFNKCLPGRTRVVDYRTGKPVPIEALVRGEARGVLVVSLDEATLRLVPRRVLAAFPSGRAMVFRLRTATGRVLEATANHPLYTPEGWRELGRLRPGDFVALPRYLPYQPSEELRPHELDLLGFALSEGNLRHPSGFYLYTSSEEELLAMQEALAGFANARTRLVWRRGVAHLYVGRQNRKVPSEAEAFLREMGLMGLSAREKQLPERVFGLPLEGVARLLGRLWVGDGGVDPKGKLIFYATASQALAQGVQHLLLRLGLQSRLVEKDFPYGGGRKGYVVYLLGGLEAAWRFARLVGPYLLGKRKRDLEGLLSSWKGEGRSTKDILPLAFLPLVKEALAQVSGGKEGAFLAAHGLAQGLLRPGKGRLGLSRSTVVRLAALTGSLALWRLAGAEVYWDRVEAIEPLGEEEVYDLTVEGTHTFLAEDVIVHNSHAAAYSLLSYQTAYVKAHYPVEFMAALLTVERHDSDKVAEYIRDARAMGIEVLPPDINRSGFDFKVVGEEILFGLSAVKNVGEGAAQAILAERERRGPFRSLGDFLKRLDEKVVNKRTLESLIKAGAFDAFGDRARLLASLDPLLRWAAESRERERSGMMGLFAEAEEPPLVEALPLDEITRLRYEKEALGIYVSGHPVLRYPGLREVASCPLEELSDFIRGLPPRPRVLLTGMVEEVVRKPTRSGGMMARFTLSDETGALEAVVFGRAYEGVSPKLKEDTPLLVLAEVEREEGGLRVMAQAAWTHEEVAEAPKALEVEVDHALLDEGGVALLKSLLDEYPGALPLYLRVQGPFGEAVLSLRETRVGEGVLKALEAEGFRAYLIPDREAFLQGNGGGPKEEVVPF; translated from the coding sequence ATGGGCCGCCTTAAGTTCGCCCACCTGCACCAGCACACCCAGTTCTCCCTCCTGGACGGCGCGGCCAAACTTTCTGACCTCCTCAAGTGGGTCAAGGAGGTATCCCCCGAGGACCCTGCCTTGGCCATGACCGACCACGGCAACCTCTTCGGGGCGGTGGAGTTCTACAGGAAGGCCACCGCCATGGGGATCAAGCCCATCATCGGCTACGAGGCCTATGTGGCTGCGGAAAGCCGCTTTGACCGCAAAAGGGGTAAGGGCCTGGATGGGGGCTACTTCCACCTCACCCTTCTTGCCAAGGATTTCAAGGGCTACCAGAACCTGGTGCGCCTGGCCAGCCGGGCCTATCTGGAGGGCTTTTACGAGAAACCCCGCATCGACCGCGAGATCCTAAGGGAGCATGCGGAGGGGCTGATCGCCCTCTCGGGGTGCCTGGGGGCGGAGATCCCCCAGTTCATCCTCCAAGACCGCCTGGACCTGGCCGAGGCCCGGCTCAACGAGTACCTCTCCATCTTCGGCGACCGCTTCTTCATAGAGATCCAGAACCATGGCCTTCCGGAGCAGAGGAAGGTCAACCAGGTCCTGAAGGAGTTTGCCCGGAAATACGGCCTGGGCATGGTGGCCACCAACGACGGCCACTACGTGCGCAAGGAGGATGCCCGGGCCCACGAGGTGCTTCTCGCCATCCAGTCCAAGAGCACCCTGGATGACCCTGAACGCTGGCGCTTTCCTTGCGACGAGTTCTACGTGAAAACCCCGGAGGAGATGCGGGCCATGCTCCCCGAGGAGGAATGGGGGGACGAGCCCTTTGACAACACAGTGGAGATCGCCCGCATGTGCAACGTGGACCTCCCCATCGGGGACAGGATGGTCTACCGCATCCCCCGCTTCCCCCTCCCCGAGGGCAGGACCGGTGCTTTGCCCGCAGGGCAAACGGATTTGCGCAAGCAAGAGGCCCAGTACCTGCGGGAGCTCACCTTCAAAGGGCTTCTTGCCCGGTATCCGGACCGGATCACCGAGGGGTTTTACCGGGAGGTTTTCCGCCTTCTGGGCCGTATCCCCCCTCACGGGGACGGGGAGGCTTTGGCGGAGGCCCTGGCCCAGGTGGAGGAGGGGGCGTGGGAAGCCCTTCGGCCCCAGTTGCCCCCTTTGGAAGGGGTGAGGGAGTGGACGGCGGAGGCCATTTTGCACCGGGCCCTTTACGAGCTTTCTGTGATCGAGCGCATGGGCTTTCCCGGCTACTTCCTTATCGTGCAGGACTACATCAACTGGGCCCGGGACCATGGGGTTTCCGTGGGGCCAGGCCGGGGAAGCGCCGCCGGGAGCCTGGTGGCCTATGCCGTGGGCATCACCAACATTGACCCCTTGCGCTTCGGCCTCCTCTTTGAGCGCTTTCTGAACCCCGAGCGGGTTTCCATGCCGGACATTGACACTGACTTCTCCGACCGGGAGCGGGACCGGGTGATCGAGTACGTGCGCCGGCGGTATGGGGAGGACAAGGTGGCCCAGATCGGTACCTTCGGCAGCCTGGCCTCCAAGGCGGCCCTCAAGGACGTGGCCCGGGTCTACGGCATCCCCCACAAGAAGGCGGAGGAGCTGGCCAAGCTGATTCCCGTGCAGTTCGGCAAGCCCAAGCCCTTGGCCGAGGCCATAGAGCTGGTGCCGGAGCTAAAGGCGGAGATGGAAAAGGACCCCCGGGTGCGGGAGGTGATCGAGGTGGCCATGCGCCTCGAGGGCCTAAACCGCCATGCCTCCGTGCACGCCGCGGGGGTGGTGATCGCCCAAGAGCCCCTTACGGATCTGGTCCCCCTCATGCGGGACCAAGAGGGGCGGCCCGTGACCCAGTACGACATGGGGGCGGTGGAGGCCCTGGGGCTTTTGAAGATGGACTTTTTGGGCCTGCGCACCCTCACCTTCCTGGACGAGGCCAAGAAGATCGTCAAGGAGTCCAAGGGGGTAGAGCTGGACTACGACCGCCTGCCCCTGGACGATCCCAAGACCTTCGCCCTCTTGGCGCGGGGGGAGACCAAGGGGGTGTTCCAGCTGGAGTCGGGGGGTATGACGGCCACGGTGCGGGGGCTTAAGCCCCGGCGCCTCGAGGACATCATCGCCTTGGTCTCCCTCTACCGCCCGGGGCCCATGGAGCACATCCCCACCTACATCCGCCGCCACCATGGCCAGGAGCCCGTGAGCTATGCGGAGTTCCCCCATGCGGAGAAGTACCTAAGGCCCATCCTGGAGGAGACCTACGGCATCCCCGTTTACCAGGAGCAGATCATGCAGATCGCCTCCCAGGTGGCGGGCTACTCCTTAGGGGAGGCGGACCTCCTCCGCCGGGCCATGGGCAAGAAGAAGGTGGAGGAGATGCAAAGGCACCGGGAGCGCTTCGTGCGGGGGGCCAAGGAACGGGGCGTCCCCGAGGAGGAGGCCAACCGGCTTTTTGACATGCTGGAGGCCTTTGCCAACTATGGCTTCAACAAGTGCCTGCCGGGAAGGACCCGGGTGGTGGACTACCGCACGGGGAAGCCCGTACCCATCGAGGCCCTGGTGCGGGGTGAGGCCAGGGGGGTCTTGGTGGTCTCCCTGGATGAGGCCACCTTGCGCCTGGTGCCAAGACGGGTGCTGGCCGCCTTCCCCAGCGGCCGGGCCATGGTCTTTCGCTTGCGCACCGCCACGGGAAGGGTCCTCGAGGCCACGGCCAACCACCCCCTCTACACCCCGGAAGGCTGGCGGGAGCTGGGGAGGCTTCGCCCAGGGGATTTCGTTGCCCTACCCCGGTACCTGCCCTACCAACCCTCGGAGGAGTTGAGGCCCCATGAGCTGGACCTCCTGGGCTTTGCCTTAAGCGAGGGGAACCTTCGCCATCCTTCGGGCTTTTACCTCTACACCTCCTCGGAAGAGGAGCTTTTGGCCATGCAGGAGGCCTTGGCAGGCTTTGCCAACGCCCGTACCCGCTTGGTCTGGCGCCGGGGGGTGGCCCACCTCTATGTGGGCCGGCAAAACCGCAAGGTGCCCTCGGAAGCAGAGGCTTTTCTGCGGGAGATGGGCCTGATGGGCCTCTCCGCCAGGGAAAAGCAGTTGCCCGAAAGGGTCTTTGGCCTTCCCTTGGAGGGGGTGGCAAGGCTTTTGGGGCGGCTTTGGGTGGGGGATGGGGGAGTGGATCCCAAGGGAAAGCTCATCTTTTACGCCACCGCTTCCCAGGCCCTGGCCCAAGGGGTGCAACACCTTCTCCTTCGCCTGGGCCTGCAAAGCCGACTGGTGGAAAAGGATTTCCCCTATGGAGGGGGGCGAAAGGGCTATGTGGTCTACCTTCTTGGGGGCCTGGAGGCGGCCTGGCGTTTTGCTAGGCTGGTGGGGCCTTACCTCTTGGGCAAGAGGAAGCGGGACTTAGAGGGGCTTCTTTCCTCCTGGAAGGGGGAGGGAAGGAGCACCAAGGATATTCTGCCCCTGGCCTTCCTCCCTCTGGTCAAGGAGGCTTTGGCCCAGGTTTCCGGGGGTAAGGAGGGGGCTTTTTTGGCGGCCCATGGTTTGGCCCAGGGGCTTTTGCGGCCCGGCAAGGGCCGTCTAGGGCTTTCCCGTTCCACGGTGGTGCGCCTTGCGGCCCTAACGGGAAGCCTGGCCCTTTGGCGCCTGGCGGGGGCGGAGGTCTATTGGGACCGGGTGGAGGCCATAGAGCCCTTAGGGGAGGAGGAGGTCTACGACCTTACCGTGGAGGGCACCCACACCTTCTTGGCCGAGGATGTCATCGTCCATAACTCCCACGCCGCCGCCTACAGCCTCCTTTCCTACCAGACCGCCTACGTGAAGGCCCACTACCCCGTGGAGTTCATGGCCGCCCTCCTCACCGTGGAGCGGCACGACTCCGACAAGGTGGCGGAGTACATCCGCGACGCCCGGGCCATGGGCATTGAGGTCCTGCCCCCCGACATCAACCGCTCGGGCTTTGACTTCAAGGTGGTGGGGGAGGAGATCCTCTTCGGCCTTTCCGCGGTGAAGAACGTGGGGGAGGGGGCGGCCCAGGCCATCCTGGCGGAAAGGGAGCGCCGCGGGCCCTTTAGAAGCCTGGGGGACTTCCTCAAGCGCCTGGACGAAAAGGTGGTGAACAAGCGCACCCTGGAGTCCCTCATCAAGGCGGGGGCCTTTGACGCCTTTGGGGACAGGGCCCGGCTTTTGGCCTCCCTGGACCCCCTTCTTCGGTGGGCGGCGGAAAGCCGCGAGCGGGAGAGGTCGGGAATGATGGGCCTGTTTGCCGAGGCGGAGGAGCCTCCCTTGGTGGAGGCCCTGCCCCTGGATGAGATCACCCGGCTCCGCTACGAGAAGGAGGCTTTGGGCATTTACGTTTCCGGCCACCCCGTTTTGCGCTACCCAGGGCTTAGGGAGGTGGCTAGCTGTCCCTTGGAGGAGCTTTCCGACTTCATCCGGGGCCTTCCCCCAAGGCCCAGGGTGCTCCTTACGGGCATGGTGGAGGAGGTGGTGCGCAAGCCCACCCGCAGCGGGGGGATGATGGCCCGCTTCACCCTTTCCGATGAGACCGGGGCCCTCGAGGCGGTGGTCTTCGGCCGGGCCTACGAGGGGGTCTCCCCCAAGCTTAAGGAGGACACCCCCCTCCTGGTCCTGGCGGAGGTGGAGCGGGAGGAAGGGGGGCTTAGGGTCATGGCCCAGGCTGCCTGGACCCACGAGGAGGTGGCCGAGGCCCCCAAGGCCCTGGAGGTGGAGGTGGACCATGCCCTATTGGACGAGGGGGGTGTGGCCCTCCTCAAGAGCCTTTTGGACGAATACCCCGGAGC
- a CDS encoding 5-formyltetrahydrofolate cyclo-ligase, protein MTLGQLREEIWNTLARYDLALHPTPPHGHHPNFLGAKKAAGLLLRTPEFQRARLILAGMDAVLKPLREEALRTGKALVLPHPDRPGEFVLLKDLDPRKLKRVREAYRYGVRVDLKGQPIDLVLIGAVAVDEEGGWVGKGYGFPQAWLAVEAPFATLAHALMVYAKLPVEPERRVDLIATPARLIRP, encoded by the coding sequence ATGACCCTAGGCCAACTTAGGGAAGAAATCTGGAACACTCTGGCCCGCTACGACCTGGCCCTCCACCCCACACCTCCCCACGGCCACCACCCCAACTTCCTGGGGGCCAAGAAGGCGGCGGGCCTCCTCCTTCGCACCCCGGAGTTCCAAAGGGCCAGGCTCATCCTGGCGGGTATGGATGCGGTGCTGAAACCCTTGAGGGAGGAGGCCCTTAGGACGGGTAAGGCCCTGGTCCTCCCCCATCCCGACCGGCCGGGGGAGTTCGTGCTCCTCAAGGACCTGGACCCGAGGAAGCTCAAAAGGGTGCGGGAGGCCTACCGCTACGGGGTGAGGGTGGACCTAAAGGGCCAGCCCATAGACCTGGTCCTCATCGGGGCCGTGGCCGTGGACGAGGAAGGGGGCTGGGTGGGGAAGGGCTACGGTTTTCCCCAGGCCTGGCTTGCCGTGGAGGCCCCCTTCGCCACCTTAGCCCACGCCCTCATGGTCTACGCCAAGTTGCCTGTGGAACCCGAGCGCCGGGTGGACCTGATCGCCACCCCGGCGCGGCTCATCCGGCCCTAG
- a CDS encoding 2-oxoacid:ferredoxin oxidoreductase subunit beta, translated as MLELKLADYKAEKQPDWCPGCGDYGILSALQMALFELKRDPSQTAIFSGIGCSAKTPHYLNVYGVHTLHGRVLPVAQGAKLANPHLTVVAVGGDGDGLGIGAGHFVAAGRRNVDMLYILYDNEVYGLTKGQAGPTLGLGEKTKSLPKPNPQGRINPLLLAFASGYTWIARGYAYDVKGLKELIKEGLNHKGLAFLHVLQPCPTYNDLHTKEWFAPRLYRLQDEGYDPHVPEGLPPEELDRKMAQFQEKAGEWGERIPMGVFWKAEVPTFEERLRAYLPRYPEVYPALGQREALDLEGLLKEFAL; from the coding sequence ATGTTGGAGCTTAAGCTCGCGGATTACAAGGCGGAGAAGCAACCGGACTGGTGCCCGGGTTGCGGGGACTACGGCATCCTCTCCGCATTGCAGATGGCCCTTTTTGAGCTGAAGCGGGATCCCTCCCAGACGGCCATCTTCTCGGGGATCGGCTGCTCGGCCAAGACCCCCCACTACCTGAATGTCTACGGGGTCCACACCCTTCACGGCCGCGTCCTCCCCGTGGCCCAGGGGGCCAAGCTGGCCAACCCCCACCTCACCGTGGTGGCGGTGGGGGGGGACGGGGATGGCCTGGGGATCGGGGCCGGGCACTTCGTGGCCGCAGGCCGCCGCAACGTGGACATGCTCTACATCCTCTACGACAACGAGGTCTACGGCCTCACCAAGGGGCAGGCGGGGCCCACCCTGGGCCTTGGGGAGAAGACCAAAAGCCTCCCCAAGCCCAACCCCCAGGGGCGCATCAACCCCCTGCTCCTGGCCTTCGCCTCGGGCTACACCTGGATCGCTCGGGGCTATGCCTACGACGTGAAGGGCCTGAAGGAGCTCATCAAGGAGGGCCTTAACCACAAGGGCCTGGCCTTTCTCCACGTCCTCCAGCCCTGCCCCACCTACAACGACCTGCACACCAAGGAGTGGTTCGCCCCCAGGCTCTATAGGCTCCAGGATGAGGGGTATGACCCCCATGTTCCCGAAGGCCTGCCCCCCGAGGAGCTGGATCGGAAGATGGCCCAGTTCCAGGAAAAAGCCGGGGAATGGGGGGAAAGGATCCCCATGGGGGTTTTCTGGAAGGCGGAGGTCCCCACCTTTGAGGAGCGCCTTAGGGCCTACCTTCCCCGCTACCCTGAGGTCTACCCCGCCTTGGGCCAGCGGGAGGCTTTGGACCTCGAGGGCCTCCTCAAGGAGTTCGCCCTCTAG
- a CDS encoding 2-oxoacid:acceptor oxidoreductase subunit alpha, with translation MEEFTWRVGGPQGGGIETAATLFARAVAKGGWWVATKREYHSNIMGRHSYLDVRLSRKPVAAFRGKVDMLVALDGETLARHLDEIGPGGVVLYDPRVLELTVHKLPMLDHRVAEALSERFGKLDPSLGDLLAAYVEAGVQPLPYPFEEVADRIGVELGVPSLQARRTLNTIAVAASLHFLGFPLDPLLEALALQFRGKVLELNQKVAEAVYREEVPKLSFQLRLNGYEPGRVYLTGAQAAALGKLAGGLRFQTYYPISPATDESTYLEAHTAFTGADVAVVQTEDEIAAVTMAVGAALTGAKAATATSGPGFSLMAEGMGFAGMLEVPLVVTLYQRGGPSTGLPTRTEQGDLMFAIRGGHGEYPRIVLASGDIEDAFLDAQKALAWAWRYQTVVVHLLDKFLASMAQSLPKEAFRVLSLDGEKRLVPRKEGFGPYERYAPSEDGISPFIPLGTPGGFYWMTSDEHDLVGHITEDVVLREYQMEKRMRKLEAAREEIPLEDQYTLYRDGEVLVLGWGTVKGTLLEALDRLPGVGYLHLRLLWPFPRIGSLLEGKRLVTVEHNYSGQLADLVQQETLRRVHHRIVKYNGRPITLDEAVEALEQVLAGGAPERLVLRKGV, from the coding sequence ATGGAAGAGTTCACCTGGCGCGTGGGCGGCCCCCAAGGGGGCGGGATAGAGACGGCGGCTACCCTTTTCGCCCGGGCGGTGGCCAAGGGGGGTTGGTGGGTGGCCACCAAGCGGGAGTACCACTCCAACATCATGGGGCGGCACTCCTACCTGGATGTGCGCCTCTCGCGAAAACCCGTGGCGGCCTTCCGAGGAAAGGTGGACATGTTGGTGGCCCTGGACGGGGAGACCCTGGCCCGGCACCTGGACGAGATTGGGCCTGGAGGGGTGGTCCTTTACGATCCCCGGGTTTTGGAGCTCACGGTGCACAAGCTCCCCATGCTGGACCACCGGGTGGCGGAGGCCCTTTCCGAGCGCTTCGGCAAGCTGGATCCCAGCTTGGGGGACCTCCTTGCGGCCTACGTGGAGGCCGGGGTCCAGCCCCTGCCCTACCCCTTTGAGGAGGTGGCGGACCGGATCGGGGTGGAGCTGGGCGTACCTTCCCTGCAGGCCCGGCGTACCCTGAACACCATCGCCGTGGCGGCGAGCCTCCACTTCCTGGGCTTTCCCCTGGACCCCTTGCTGGAGGCCTTGGCCCTGCAGTTTAGGGGCAAGGTGTTGGAGCTAAACCAGAAGGTGGCCGAGGCGGTATACCGGGAGGAGGTGCCTAAGCTCTCCTTCCAGCTGCGCCTAAACGGGTATGAGCCGGGCCGGGTTTACCTCACTGGGGCCCAGGCGGCGGCCTTGGGCAAACTGGCTGGGGGGCTTCGCTTCCAGACCTACTACCCCATAAGCCCGGCCACGGACGAATCCACCTACCTCGAGGCCCACACGGCCTTCACCGGGGCCGATGTGGCCGTGGTCCAGACGGAAGACGAGATCGCCGCGGTGACCATGGCGGTGGGAGCGGCCCTCACCGGGGCCAAGGCGGCCACCGCCACCAGCGGGCCCGGTTTCAGCCTCATGGCCGAGGGCATGGGCTTTGCCGGCATGCTGGAGGTGCCCTTGGTGGTGACCCTCTACCAGCGGGGTGGGCCCAGCACCGGCCTTCCCACCCGCACCGAGCAGGGCGACCTCATGTTCGCCATCCGGGGTGGGCACGGGGAGTACCCCCGGATCGTCCTGGCCTCGGGGGATATAGAGGATGCCTTTTTGGATGCCCAGAAGGCCCTGGCTTGGGCCTGGCGCTACCAGACGGTGGTGGTGCACCTCCTGGACAAGTTCCTGGCCTCCATGGCCCAAAGCCTTCCCAAGGAGGCCTTCAGGGTGCTCTCCCTGGATGGGGAAAAGCGCCTTGTCCCCAGGAAGGAGGGGTTTGGCCCCTATGAGCGCTACGCTCCCTCGGAGGACGGCATCTCCCCCTTTATCCCCCTCGGCACCCCAGGGGGCTTTTACTGGATGACCTCGGACGAGCACGACCTGGTGGGCCACATCACCGAGGACGTCGTCCTCCGGGAGTACCAGATGGAAAAGCGCATGCGCAAGCTGGAAGCCGCCCGCGAGGAGATCCCCCTCGAGGACCAGTACACCCTCTATAGGGACGGGGAGGTGCTGGTCCTGGGCTGGGGCACGGTGAAGGGCACCCTTCTGGAGGCCCTGGACCGCCTGCCTGGGGTCGGCTACCTGCACCTCAGGCTCCTCTGGCCCTTCCCCAGGATCGGTTCTCTCCTGGAGGGCAAGCGGCTGGTCACGGTGGAACACAACTACTCAGGGCAGCTGGCGGACCTGGTGCAGCAGGAAACCCTAAGGCGGGTCCATCACCGCATCGTCAAGTACAACGGCCGCCCCATCACCCTGGATGAGGCGGTGGAGGCCTTGGAACAGGTGCTGGCGGGCGGGGCCCCCGAGCGCCTGGTGCTCAGGAAAGGAGTCTAG
- a CDS encoding phosphohydrolase → MPGHRSQGLGQGFGRFSKRLRRLFRAFFPGGEEPDDAFALAFLQGEERALYLSMDPRDRAHGVRVARRLLKSYPEAPAFAIRAALLHDAGKALRPYRPLERILTGLYALPVPPYPLRKGFFGAFQVRRHHPLYAAERIQDPQVRALVLEHHRPQSLWGKRLHQADQEE, encoded by the coding sequence TTGCCGGGTCACAGGAGCCAGGGCTTAGGACAGGGGTTCGGGAGGTTCTCAAAGAGGCTTAGGCGCCTCTTTAGGGCCTTTTTCCCTGGAGGGGAGGAGCCGGACGATGCCTTTGCCTTGGCCTTTTTGCAGGGGGAGGAACGCGCCCTTTACCTGTCCATGGACCCCAGGGACCGAGCCCATGGGGTGCGGGTGGCCCGAAGGCTCCTGAAAAGCTACCCGGAGGCCCCTGCCTTCGCCATCCGGGCTGCCCTTCTTCACGATGCGGGCAAGGCCTTAAGGCCCTACCGCCCCTTGGAGCGCATCCTCACCGGGCTTTACGCCCTTCCCGTGCCCCCTTATCCCTTGCGAAAGGGCTTCTTTGGGGCCTTCCAGGTGCGCCGCCACCATCCCCTGTATGCCGCGGAGCGGATCCAGGACCCCCAGGTGCGGGCTTTGGTCCTGGAGCACCACCGCCCTCAAAGCCTCTGGGGGAAAAGGCTTCACCAGGCGGACCAGGAGGAGTGA
- a CDS encoding metal-sensitive transcriptional regulator has protein sequence MTKTTELGQETVENILKRLRRIEGQVRGLQKMVAEGRPCDEVLTQMTATKKAMEAAATLILEEFLNICAAEVSEGKVDPKKPEEIATMLKKFI, from the coding sequence ATGACCAAGACCACCGAGCTGGGGCAAGAGACCGTGGAGAACATCCTTAAGCGGCTACGGCGTATAGAAGGCCAAGTGAGGGGTTTGCAGAAGATGGTGGCGGAGGGGCGCCCCTGCGACGAGGTGCTCACCCAGATGACCGCCACCAAAAAGGCCATGGAGGCGGCGGCCACCTTGATCCTGGAGGAGTTCCTCAACATCTGCGCCGCCGAGGTTTCCGAGGGCAAGGTGGACCCCAAGAAGCCTGAGGAGATCGCCACCATGCTGAAGAAGTTCATCTAG
- the dnaX gene encoding DNA polymerase III subunit gamma/tau, which translates to MSALYRRVRPLTFEELVGQEHVKEPLVRAIRDGRLAQAYLFSGPRGVGKTTTARLLAMAVGCQGAERPCGVCAHCQAVQKGAHPDVVEIDAASNNSVEDVRELRERILLAPLSAPRKVFILDEAHMLSKSAFNALLKTLEEPPPHVLFIFATTEPERMPPTILSRTQHYRFRRLTEEEIALKLGRILKGMGREAEEDALLLVARLSDGALRDAESLLDRLLLLEGPLTRKRVEEALGLPPREALARLARGLARGELKEVLTEARGLYAQGFAPRSLVGGLMEVLREALYAAYGLPGAGMEAPPEALLGALTALDEAMERLAKRSDPLALEAALLQAARVFPAASSLQAGKGEAQPTATPPPGERARAEKALPEEPTPWRGQGASREDLPDFHPTKPLAPPDAREAGLSGEMPGDLAGRWRAFLEALKPTLRAFLREARPFLEEGRLVLRFPESKAFHHKRAEEQRATLLPLVRAHFGVEEVALLLEKKSLGPRPSFPREERGRLEPKASEPPSPAPSEGEVQGGAGLPEGVEEPWEALPGRAEGPPAAGAFLGGAEALGQEAPAEEALGHGRSPYLEPPEDPNRRLAEITRLLGARLLWVRRPRLPEAEEPVSEDDIGGTGI; encoded by the coding sequence GTGAGCGCCCTTTACCGCCGGGTCCGCCCCCTTACCTTTGAGGAGCTGGTGGGCCAGGAGCACGTGAAGGAGCCCCTCGTGCGGGCCATCCGGGACGGGCGCCTGGCCCAGGCTTACCTCTTTTCCGGCCCCCGGGGGGTGGGGAAGACCACCACCGCCCGGCTTCTGGCCATGGCCGTGGGGTGCCAGGGGGCGGAGCGCCCTTGCGGGGTATGCGCCCACTGCCAGGCGGTGCAAAAGGGAGCCCACCCCGATGTGGTGGAGATCGACGCCGCCAGCAACAACTCGGTGGAGGACGTGCGGGAGCTTCGGGAAAGGATCCTCCTCGCCCCCCTTTCCGCCCCCAGGAAGGTCTTCATCCTGGACGAGGCCCACATGCTCTCCAAAAGCGCCTTTAACGCCCTCCTCAAGACCCTGGAGGAGCCCCCGCCCCACGTGCTTTTCATCTTCGCCACCACCGAGCCCGAGAGGATGCCCCCCACCATCCTTTCCCGCACCCAGCACTACCGCTTCCGCCGCCTTACCGAGGAGGAGATCGCCCTTAAGCTCGGGCGCATCCTCAAGGGGATGGGGAGGGAGGCGGAGGAGGATGCCCTCCTCCTGGTGGCAAGGCTTTCGGACGGGGCGCTTAGGGACGCGGAAAGCCTCCTGGACCGCCTCCTCCTCCTGGAGGGCCCCCTGACCCGGAAGCGGGTGGAGGAGGCCCTGGGCCTTCCGCCAAGGGAAGCCCTTGCCCGCCTGGCCCGGGGCCTGGCCCGGGGGGAGCTCAAGGAGGTGCTCACGGAGGCCAGGGGGCTTTACGCCCAGGGCTTCGCCCCAAGGAGCCTGGTGGGGGGGCTCATGGAGGTGCTCCGGGAGGCCCTGTACGCCGCCTATGGCCTGCCGGGGGCGGGGATGGAGGCCCCCCCCGAGGCCCTGCTGGGGGCCTTAACCGCCTTGGACGAGGCCATGGAGCGCCTTGCCAAGCGCTCGGACCCCCTGGCCCTCGAGGCGGCCCTATTGCAGGCGGCAAGGGTTTTCCCGGCGGCCTCCTCCCTCCAGGCGGGCAAGGGGGAGGCTCAGCCCACGGCCACCCCTCCCCCCGGGGAAAGGGCGCGGGCCGAGAAGGCTTTGCCTGAAGAGCCCACCCCTTGGCGTGGGCAAGGGGCTTCCCGGGAAGACCTGCCCGACTTCCACCCCACCAAGCCCCTGGCGCCGCCAGACGCCAGGGAAGCAGGCCTTTCCGGGGAGATGCCGGGGGACCTGGCCGGGAGGTGGCGGGCCTTCCTCGAGGCCCTGAAGCCCACCCTGAGGGCCTTCCTCAGGGAGGCCCGCCCCTTCCTGGAGGAGGGGCGTCTCGTGCTTCGCTTCCCCGAGAGCAAGGCCTTCCACCACAAGCGGGCCGAGGAGCAAAGGGCCACCCTGCTTCCCCTGGTGCGGGCCCACTTCGGGGTGGAGGAGGTGGCCCTTCTCCTGGAAAAAAAAAGCCTAGGCCCTAGGCCCAGTTTCCCCAGGGAAGAACGCGGGCGTCTGGAGCCCAAGGCCTCCGAGCCCCCTTCCCCCGCCCCATCCGAAGGGGAGGTCCAGGGAGGCGCGGGTTTGCCTGAAGGGGTGGAGGAGCCGTGGGAGGCCTTGCCCGGGCGGGCCGAAGGGCCGCCTGCCGCAGGGGCCTTCTTAGGGGGGGCGGAGGCTTTGGGCCAGGAGGCCCCGGCGGAGGAGGCCCTTGGTCACGGGCGAAGCCCGTATCTTGAGCCTCCTGAGGATCCCAACCGGCGCCTGGCGGAGATCACCCGGCTCCTGGGGGCGCGGCTCCTATGGGTGCGCAGGCCCAGGCTTCCTGAGGCCGAGGAACCGGTGAGCGAAGACGACATAGGGGGTACTGGTATATAA